Genomic segment of Lemur catta isolate mLemCat1 chromosome 2, mLemCat1.pri, whole genome shotgun sequence:
TTGTTCAACATTAATCAGGTTCTGTGCCTAAGGTAAATTTCTATGTCTGTTCTTagttttttgtgttattttctccAATTGTCTCTGCTTTCAAGAAATTCACAATTTAATGTGGGAGGTAGACAGGGAAATAGATGTAATATAAAGTGATAGAGTTATATAAGTTGAAAGGGCCAAGATCAAGGTCAAAGAGTTCACTTATTGAGCAGAGCACTGGAGGCTAGGCTTTTTAGACGGAGGAAATTGTgtgtacaaaggaaaaaagatgtgAAACATCAGTATGATAGTGTAGAATGTGAGGAAGGATTAATGGGAAATGAGGTGGAACAAGTAGGCAGTGACCAGCTCTTAAAGGACCATGGTAAGTATTATAATTTGAACTTCATCTTATAACAACTGTTATTAGGTATTTAATTTGTCTGGATATTGGAACAAATGTTTTACATACATCATTTTACAATTCTTTTAACAGCATTGTGGGGTAGGCATAATTAGcctcattttatgaatgaaaattgTAAGGCATAGAGAGGATAAGAAGTGTCTCATGGCTACATAGTAGgtagaaaattctagaatttgCATCCAGCTTTTTCCACCTCCAGTgcctgtgttcttaaccactgtgctaaaCTGTGCTTCAGCAGAGAATGAAGAGTCTTTGGAAGGTGCTTATCATGAACCAGtttgtatttcagaaaaataacttgTGGACAGGGTAGAGGATGGATTAAGGAGAAGGAGAACTGAAATGTGGAGTTAACTATATCTTTGCGATGGTTTTTAGAAGATATGTTAAGGGCCTTGACTGTGCCATTAATGTAGAGAGGAGGGAATGAATATGAGAATTATACAGGAGGTTAAATAAGAGGATTTAGTGATAGTTTCATTGGTAGGAATGAGGTAGGAGAAGGAAAGTTTTTAAATTCGGAGGACTAGTGTTTCCATTAAGAAAGGGAATACAATAGAAGGAATGGgttgaaggggaaaaataatgaGTTCAGTTATGGACATATTATATACAGGGAAGCATGGGAAATTTGGGTCATGGTGTCTTCTAGGTAGTTCAGTAGACCTTGAGCTGTGGAGAGAGTTCTAGACTAGAGAAGAGATTTGGGAATCACTAATAGCTGGTGGTTAAAGTATTGGAGGGAATGGGAAGAAGGTCAAGGACAACTCCGGTGGCTACCAGCATTTGGAAAGAGAACAATAGAATTATGCCAAGGTTTGAGAGCACTTGAGGAACAATAGATGAGTATTAAATAGCAACAGCTGCTGCAGAGAGGTTAGATAAGGTAATAATTGAAAAACATCTTTTGGATTTGGCATTTAGAAAGCCATTGGCGACCTTAGTGAGAACAATATCAGTGGGGTGAGGGGGCAGAAATATGACTTCAACATTCGTTAATAAATGAATGGTGACCTGAGAAACGAGAGTGAGTCTCTAACAGGTCTAAGTCAGTGTTGAATCATATTCACTCTTCGGAGGTTCTCTCTGTCGCAAAGCTCATTTCTGCCAGAGCTGAATCTTCTTTTTGGAGGTAAAGAGATTAGATTGCCATCAAGCCTCAGCTGATTTCACTCAGTCCCCTCATGCTTGATGCTTGGCCGTGACTTTgcgtttgattttttttttaaaggaccagagtttttttgttgtttaattaaCAACATATCCAACTACATGCCAGTAGTATTCCTCTAgtaagacaataaaaaatgtctccagacatccCTGAAGGGCAGAATCTCCTCCGGTTTGGAACCTCTGATCTACCGAAAACCAGGAGGGCTCATTAGCAAGATCCCAAGGTACTCTTAGAAATATCACTAAGTTACTAGTAACTACCTTTTGGTTAACCTGGGAAATGTGTCAATCTCTGGGAAGAAGGATGTGCAGCTTGcaaaaatatattcagtattGCAATATCATTCTGTACTTgaattaccaaaaaagaaaaaaacttgttttttgtAATACAAACTAGGAGTTTGATGAGatttttatatgtatcaaaaGGGAGCAGAGGTTTATAAAGTTTACAAGACAGTCATCAAAAATGGTGTTGGTTGTTCCTCTTAGCCTCATCTGCACTTTTGTCCCCTTCAGGTTTCTCCCAAGAGCACACCAATGTCATGGTCTCTTCTGCTGCAGGGATACCTGCATGTGATCCCACCTCCCAACAGGCACACTTTACAATTTTTTACTGGAATTGTTTCTAGAATTCCTTTCTGATCCTCTACTGAGTTTTAATGGATTTTGACTGGGTATTGTTGGatactttattataatatatttaagtgAACATTATCCCTACTTTCTTAGgatgtttttgttaatttaaacAGGAAAATGCTATCTCTGGAATCACGGGTCACAAAACCAAGATGTGAAAAATATTGTAATAAGTtatcactttattctttttgcagGAATCATTGTAGTCAATCACTTTCCAGTTCTCAGCCACTCAGTTGTGATCGAGAGACACATGGTTTTGGAACTGCCCGCTCAGAGTAGGAAGATACTTGGTAAGGGAGGCGGCCGGCATAAAAGTTAAAAGCACCAACCAAACCTGAAATCAGGCACCCTTGGGTTCACATCCTGGCATGTTATgaaacctttctgagccttagtaAAGTCTGTGGATGTCTGTGAAATGAGATTAATTACATCTACCTTATAAGATCCAGTAGTGGTTCACTGAGATAATGTTTCCAGAGTGTTTAGAACAGCATCTGGATACGGGtgggaatggaaataaaaatgcaattgcaCATACGTCTTTAGTTTCTAATGAATtgaatttttctccttcctgaagTATTCATAGACTCTTAGAATTTTGGAGTTGGAGGAGACTTTAAAAACCTCATAGCCTAGTCATCTTATTTTTTGGATGCAGAAATAGACCAAGTAACTTAGCCAAAATAATTTCACTAGTGATTGGCAAAGCTGGAATGAAAActcatctctcttctctcctaATCCAGTGCTACTTCCATTTTCCAGCTATAATGTTTAAACACAACTCTATGGAGAACCAAAAAGTCATTCTCGGCATGTATGGCAAATCACGCCTTGCTTGCTCCCTGTGGTGCCATGGGCGTGCACCACTGCACATCTCTGACTCGTTTATGCCCAGTGATGTTCCTTAGGAGTAACTGGGAATTTTGtgattacaaaattaatataggTAAAGTTTGGAAAGTATGAAAAagcacaaagtaaataaaaatcagctATAATCTCATTGCTCAGAGATCATCTACTCCTGACTTAATTGGAAATGCTACATCCTaatttgtggttttgttttttgtgttttttgttcttgttgttagTGTAGCTCTTAATGCTTTGTAAACCCTCCTCTGACTGCTAATCATAAATAGCTTAGTGAAAAGAGTGGGAAGTCCATGTGAGGCTCAGGTGACAACTGACTGGTGGTCTCAGATAAGTCACTTTCTCACCTAGAAATCTACTTTCTATAGGTTTGCCTGTTCTTGACTTTTCGTATAAGGGGCAATCGTATAATAAGTAGTCCTTTGTGACTGtcatctttcacttagcatgtttttaaggttcatccctgttgtagcatgtatcagtactgcATTCCATTTTATTGGCGttttttgacatttatattttaatataaaggatAATAAGCCAAATTACAGCTAACTgttaaggtttttttgttttttgttttcttaattctagggtgcaaaaaaaatcagttcaggGGGCTTATTTCTGGACAAATGATCCCTCGGTCTTTCCCGTAGCAGGCTCCTAAGCAATCCTCTAAGTCTAGTCAGTCACATATGATACTGAGTGGTGAGTCTTTCATGTTTGCTGCTTATAATTGCTAAGTGGTCAATATCTAGTGTTTTCACTTCTGAGTAAGGGAAAAGTCACTTTGGTCCATTAATTCACCCACTCGCACCTGGAGGATATTAACCAACTCTGCTATTACAAAGACATGAGTTTCATCAATGTCTTGCGAGGTGAACTTCTTCCCCAGGACGTTGGACTCATCCAAGTACAGCAGAAACTGCTTCATGGCAGGATCAGTTTCTATAAGCACTCCTTTCAAGATGTTGACTATCTTTTCCCTGTCAGAAGGTGCAGATGACCTCAAGAATGCTCCGCCCACAGACCCAGCTGTGCCTCCCATTTTATTGttcaataatatttcattatatggatataccacattttgtttatcattcatCAGCTcttggacatttgagttgcttccatTTTGATGCTATTCTAAATAATACTGCTATTAACATTTGTgttcaagtttttgtgtgaacatgttttcagttctcttgggtacatacctaggagtgaaattgctgggtcatggggtaactatgtttaactttttgaggaactgtcaaactgttttccacagtggctgtaccattttatattcccactggcaatgtataagagttccagttgctccctGTCCTCACCAACAcatattatctgactttttggtCATAGCTATCCCAGTggatgtgaaatggtatctcattgtggttttgatctgcatttttctgatggctaatgatgtttagtacctttttatgtgtttattggccatttatattaatacatctttTCTGGAAAAATGGCTATTCAAATCCTTCATCTATTTTTGATTATTGGTCTTTTTATTAATGTTGATGATTTGTAAGAATTCTTGCTGTATTCTCTTTACTACCCtctatcagatatatgatttgcgagtattttcccccattctgtaggttgtcattTCACTTTCGTAATGGTATCATTTCAGGtacaaaagttttttattttgatgaagtccaatttattttttcttttgctccttgCTCTTTTATGTTGTGTCTAAGAAGCCATTGTTTAATCCAGtatcatgaagcttttcccctatattttcttctaagagtttcatagttttggctCATaagtttaagtatttaatccatttagattaatttttgtgtatggtataaagAAAGATCCAACTTCATCCTTTTACATGTGCAtatccagcaccatttgttgagaataCATGTTTTAAATTACACTTGGGTCTCGGTATACTCAAGGGATTGGTTCTGGGACCCCCGAATATATCTAATCTGCAAATACTCAAGTCCTGCATTCAGTTCTGGGGAACCCATCTATACAaaaagttggccctctgtatgtacagattttgtgtcctgcaaatactgtattttcgaTCCTCATTGGTTGAAAAAAATGCGTTTATAAGTGggcccatgcagttcaaaccagTGTTGTTTGAGGTCCAACTGTAGTTTGCACCATCCCCTTATCTGAGTGTGGGGagttcctcccttcctcctccagttCTTCAAAGTCTAGATTTCATACCTGTTATTCTACCATTAGAAGTCTGCTGATTCTGATCAAATTGATGTGGGTTAAGGCCCAGGTATAAGCATTTATGAAAAGCTCACTAGGTTATTCCAATGTGCAGGCTAGGTTAAGACCTAACGAACTAAAGGTTTAAAAAGGACCAAAGAGAAGGAGTCATTGGGAGGCACGTTGCCAGAAGAGATATGCTAATGTGTGTGCTGAGTTGTGGCATTTCAGGCCTCCTTTTCTCTGCTGGAGCAACGTGGTTGTTGTCCTCTACCCTACAGGTGGCAGCATCTCCTTGCTGAAAGAATACACGTGTACCATGTCAGTGCTTTTTAAGGTTAGGAGTGAAGCATGTGAAATAAGGGGACtcctctgtatttaaaaaaaagacaaaaacctaGTAGAAGAGAGTATACACCCTGAGCACTGTTCGTCCTCCTGTAAATGAGAGATAGTATTGTTCTGTAACacaagcactttttaaaaagaactatttaattttattttataaatggtacAGAGAGACCTTTACTTTGCCATTTtagtttttaccttttattttaggGGCACTGTGAAATAATCTGGCTTTAAAATAACTGCAAAcacaaattaaattttgaaattccTTGTAGATCTTAGGtcttttaagtatataaaatacaaataaaatgtcctttattGTCTAAAATCATATCTGTGGAAAAGCATGAGGATGCAAGCTGCAAGGTCTGTAGAGCTTCCATGCCATGGTTTTGTATTATCTGGAATCCTTACACTGACGAGAATAAAGCTTATTAGCTTGTTTCCCCCAGTAAATCTCACCTTCAGTGATCAGTTCCTCCTCTCGTGTTGCTAAAAGGTGTATCTGGTATCattggaaagaaataattgacCAACAACACTATCcatattcagttttttttaatttttagtaaactACCAGTAACAGGTCTCCTATGGTTAGTTTCAGAAATCTTTCTGGATGCCCGTAGTGCTGCAGAGTGCCAATAGGATTCATTGTGCTCTAGACTTGTGCTCAGAATGTTTAGGAACCAGTGCTGGTCTGTACACTGTTACTAGCCCacaattaaataacatttaaaaacttgtaTAGCAAATTGTATAGCAATTTGACATTGTCTCAGCATATTCATTAGGTTTTATAAAAGTATTGGTCTGCAGTGGactgggaaaaacacaaaactgGTCCTTCCCCTCAGATGGTCAAGAAACATTGTTCTAAAGAAAGTAGTATCTTTGAGGGGGAAGTACCTAAaccatctttcttttttacattcattttctctctctcagggATTTTATATTGGAAGACATGGATCTTGCTGCCAATGAGCTCAGCATTTATGACAAACTTTCTGAGACTGTTGATTTGGTGAGACAGACAGGCCATCAATGTGGCATGTCAGAGAAGGCAATTGAAAAATTTATCAGGCAGCTCCTGGAAAAGAATGAGCCTCAGAGGGGACCACCCCAGTATCCTCTCCTTATAGCTGTGTATAAGGTAAGGATATATTCTGGCTTGGCAGTCACTTAGAGCACAAACTGTCCAACATTCTTCCCAAATATCATTGTTGCCTGATTGCACCATTGAGCCTTGTTTTTTCTGTGAATAAATTGGCCTTTGTTCTTGTTACCATGTGTTACTAGGAAATTTGACTATGTTGTTAAATGTCCTAGATGAAAGCTGTGTATTTATAATTAAcgcattgactgccacactagaaaaaaaaagttttccttcgGCCTGCagtgttttattataaagaaagaagaaaaacttcaaaaacaaagccatcctttttaatttaatgaaaaatttgttattttttattgttttctgtgtgtgagttgtatgcaattaaattgtcaatattaagtataacaataagaacatcaacaagtaagattttcataaaCCAACTGCAGGGgtttgcccagggggccacccatcacaTAACATGTGTGCCACAGCATGGCAGCATGAGTTGCCTGCGCACCGCACAGCTCccaggtaaagagatgtgtgagttacgtATGTTTCACAAGGCCCTGGCTCAAAACTAGCTTGAGTTAAATAGaactcacatggtagttaatgtgttaaactctatttgtgtgtattttttaatggtGGACATAGCTCCTGATGGTGTGGTAGAAGCTTGGTGAGCCTTGCAGTCCTTATAGCTCTCAAGTTTTAAATGCTTCCAAAAGTGAATGTAAATGGCTTGTTTATGAAAATGGATTAGTTCTTAAGACACATTGGAAATAGAAGAGGCCTGTTTTTTTCTTGGCATTAAGTATTTTGTTTGCTGGGACAGTTATTAATGCCTTTCCTGTGTTTTCTCGTAGGTCCTCGTAACCTTGGGATTAATCTTGCTCACTGCCTACTTTGTGATTCAACCTTTCAGCCCATTAGCACCTGAACCTGTGCTTTCTGGAGCTCCCGCCTGGCGCTCACTCGTCCATCACATTCGGCTGATGTCCTTGCCCATTACCAAGAAGTACATGCCAGAAAATAAGGGAGTTCCTGTTCGTGGCGGTGGTGAGAACAGACCCTTTCCAGGTAGAATGCTGCATTTATTGTTTATCAGATACAGTTTTCTTGACAGTGTAATGAGGGGGAAAagcaataacatttattgatacCTAAGGAGAGACACCTTCcctatattgtctcatttaatttagTCCCACTAAAACTCTGCAGGATGAgctttattatctccattttcccagactgagaaactgagactcagattaAGAAACTTACCAGAGAAACACATCTGCTGGAGCCAAATTCAGAACACGCATGGTAGGGATGACTGTTTGCCCAGGAGGTTTTGACTGTATCTCTCTCTATCGCTTTCTCTCCTGTGATCCCTATCCATAAtggatgtttatttatttatttatttatttatttattttttgagacagagtctcgctctgttgcctgggctagagtgccgtggcatcagcctagctcacagcaacctcaaactcctgggctcaagcgatccttctgcctcagccacccgggtagctgggactacaagcatctgccaccatgcccggctaatttttttgtatatgtattttagttgtttggctaatttctctctatttttagtagagatgggggtctcactcttgctcagactggtctcgaactcctgagctcaaatgattcacctgcctcagcctcccagagtgctaggattacaggcgtgagccaccatgcccggcccataaTGGATGTTTAATAAATAGCTATTGAGTTATTGAAAGCATCTGAGTCCAGCTTGCTTTTAACCGGATCCTTTAATAGTCCTTGGCCTATTGAGCTAGGTTTTTGTCTAAGTATATCCCACTCTTTCAATTTAATCTTTCTCTCTGTCACAGCTCACTTAATGTAGTGCTCAAAAGTGTATCAATTTTGGCAGTAAGTTGAATTTAAGAAACACTTAGGTTTAGTCACAGTGCATCAGTGGCAGCATAGGAATTCATAGTCTGACAGACCATTTGAGGGATTTCTGTTTGAGAATAATGTAACATGTGATAAGACCTGAAATTTACTTTTTGAGAAAGACTAGAGGGATATTATTTTGATGATGTTTATTTGTCCATATTGGAGGAATATGTACATTAATATTACAAATGGATTATAGAACTTTTTGTGTAACCATGTTCTGAAACCTTTAGGATCCAGcataacttttagaaaatatgttttcagaaaaaatttgctagtttaagctttatttttatttttacttatttagttttttttagacagtctcactcggtagccccagctagagtgcagtggcatcatcatggctcactgtagcctcaaactcctggggtcaggcgatcctcctgcctcagcctcccttgtagctgggactacaggtgtgcaccaccacggccaactaattttttttctattgtctttttagtatagatggggtctcattcttgcacaggctggtcttgaactcctgagctcaagctatcctcccgccaccttggcctcccagagtgctaggattacaggagtgagccactgtgcctggcccaataTAAGCTTTATAATCATAAAGCTTCTTTATGCCAAGACCTAATCAGTCATAAAAATCATCCCTTGGGTCGGGTTTcctttgaaagatatttttgtccACTTGAGGAAGGCatggaaaaatttccaaaattatatcaaaatcaAAGGAAGGGAAACATTGTaagataattcattttaaaaaaaaaaatcaacagttcATACATTTAGTTCTTAAATTCCAGATATAACTTCCTTGTATTTATTGGGAAGGTTATTTTTGAAAGGTCACACAGAGCTCAAAAATGAAGTTTCCAACCCCTGCAGGAAGGTCCAGAGCATTTGGAGGAAAAACTCACAGAAACTTGTCAGTTAGGCCAGGCTGTGCTGCTTCCTCAGACACGTCAGTGTCGTTTCCTGACTGTCTTCCCTTCACAGCCTCCTTAATGACAACTTCTACTCTCGGCACATGGATGAAGTAAGCAGAACCTGGTCGATGGCATCACTTTCTTCCCCCTGTCGTGTAGAGTGAGTCTCCATAGACTGTTGAGTTGCAGCAGGGGATAGCCAATGGACAGTGATTGCTCCTTCTCTAaatcatagtttaaaaaattcaagaaacaCTAGTGTCTTGTCAACAAGCCAGATTATTTGGTCCACTTCAGATTAATATTTTGCCTTgcagatggaaataaaatgagtCCTTGGAGCTGACCTCAGTGGTTAAGGAGAGAGGGCATTGGAAGGGTGTGGTTTCAGCTCTTTAATGTTGTTGATGCTATTAAAGTGCTGTTTTTACTTATAAATGTGGACATTGACGCActgtattttcctatttttgataaTTCTGGGAAGCTGTAGACATGTAAAACTAATTGTTTTGCATagcatttggaagaaaaat
This window contains:
- the LOC123633480 gene encoding general transcription factor IIH subunit 5-like, yielding MGGTAGSVGGAFLRSSAPSDREKIVNILKGVLIETDPAMKQFLLYLDESNVLGKKFTSQDIDETHVFVIAELVNILQVRVGELMDQSDFSLTQK